One stretch of Commensalibacter melissae DNA includes these proteins:
- the hpnA gene encoding hopanoid-associated sugar epimerase, with product MVAPTFVTGATGFVGSAVARNLIAHGHQLKLLVRANSNRQNVHGLEAELVEGDLANPTSFADALQGCRYLFHVAADYRLWVPDPNRMMYINVEGTRQLMLAAMEAGIEKIVYCSSVAALGLVGDGSVADETTPVHHIIGAYKQSKYQAEQAVLELVKNKKLPAVIVNPSTPIGPGDIKPTPTGKMILDCASGKMPAYVDTGLNIVHVDDVANGHRLALEKGRIGEKYILGGENMLLRELFSIVAEIAGVKPPLIRLNQKVLWPAAIISEWLARTFNIEPRVTREMLMMSYKKMFFSSAKAERELGYTFRPAKEALKDSLLWFWKQGYLKQ from the coding sequence ATGGTCGCACCAACGTTTGTGACAGGAGCAACAGGCTTTGTAGGTTCTGCCGTAGCCCGCAATTTAATTGCCCATGGACATCAACTTAAATTATTGGTTCGGGCGAATAGTAATCGTCAAAATGTGCATGGATTGGAGGCTGAATTGGTCGAGGGGGATCTGGCTAATCCCACAAGTTTTGCCGATGCGTTGCAAGGGTGTCGATATCTTTTTCATGTGGCAGCTGATTATCGGTTATGGGTACCGGATCCTAACAGAATGATGTATATTAATGTCGAAGGCACACGTCAGCTGATGCTGGCCGCAATGGAAGCCGGCATTGAAAAAATTGTTTACTGTTCTTCTGTGGCAGCCCTTGGATTGGTTGGGGACGGCAGTGTTGCTGATGAAACAACACCTGTTCATCATATAATTGGTGCTTATAAACAGTCCAAATATCAGGCTGAACAGGCTGTGTTGGAGCTTGTAAAAAACAAAAAATTGCCGGCGGTGATTGTTAATCCCTCTACCCCCATTGGTCCTGGCGATATAAAACCCACTCCTACGGGAAAAATGATTTTGGACTGTGCCTCTGGAAAAATGCCCGCTTATGTTGATACAGGCTTGAATATTGTGCATGTTGATGATGTTGCCAATGGGCATCGGTTGGCTTTGGAAAAGGGACGTATTGGTGAAAAATATATTTTAGGTGGTGAAAATATGTTATTACGGGAACTCTTTTCAATTGTCGCTGAAATTGCTGGTGTAAAACCTCCCTTAATAAGACTTAATCAGAAGGTTTTGTGGCCGGCAGCTATTATTTCGGAGTGGTTGGCTCGTACATTTAATATAGAGCCACGGGTTACGCGTGAAATGCTGATGATGTCTTATAAAAAAATGTTTTTCTCTTCTGCCAAGGCAGAAAGGGAACTCGGTTATACATTCAGGCCTGCAAAAGAGGCCTTGAAAGATTCCCTGTTATGGTTTTGGAAGCAAGGATATCTTAAACAATAA
- a CDS encoding glycosyltransferase produces the protein MLVLAGVSFAIWIGLIFFHGRFWSRGPILYPLSREEQKKQDCWPELHVIVPARDEAETIENVILSLLNQDYAGRYDVTLVNDGSTDGTGTLVRKLRETLSEDQREKLQIVDASFRPDGWSGKLWALSQGITKVTQQRSMKNSFFFFTDADIFHEPTHLSSLVNKALRDNLNLVSEMVKLRCESFFEKALIPAFIFFFCMLYPFSRVNKASSTVAAGAGGTVLIRKEALDRIGGIAALKDALIDDVTLASLVKRNCGKIYLGHSSQAVSLRPYESVESIWNMITRSAYVQLNYSLVWLMVTIILMTLIWFTPFLQVVFSQGRVQQLAFITYMMSILSFVPTLSRFQISYLWILVLPFIALFYLFATIGSAINYYRGKGMVWKGRAYTDNSGTAHEQETGMGLGDLVSVRNGHKNAKQKD, from the coding sequence ATGTTAGTATTGGCAGGTGTTTCTTTTGCAATCTGGATAGGATTAATTTTTTTTCATGGTCGTTTTTGGAGTAGGGGACCGATTTTATATCCTCTATCTCGGGAAGAGCAAAAGAAGCAGGATTGTTGGCCAGAATTGCATGTTATTGTCCCGGCACGTGATGAGGCGGAAACAATCGAGAACGTCATTTTATCCTTGTTAAATCAGGATTATGCTGGACGGTATGATGTTACATTGGTTAATGATGGAAGTACTGATGGAACCGGAACACTGGTCAGGAAACTGAGGGAGACCTTGTCGGAAGATCAACGTGAAAAACTACAAATTGTTGATGCATCTTTTCGTCCCGATGGATGGAGTGGTAAATTGTGGGCCTTGTCACAAGGAATAACAAAGGTTACTCAACAGAGGTCAATGAAAAATTCTTTTTTCTTTTTTACTGATGCCGATATTTTTCATGAACCGACTCATCTTTCCTCTTTGGTAAATAAGGCTTTACGGGATAATTTGAATTTAGTATCCGAAATGGTAAAGCTTCGTTGTGAAAGTTTTTTTGAAAAAGCCTTGATTCCAGCCTTTATTTTTTTCTTTTGTATGCTTTATCCCTTTTCAAGGGTGAATAAGGCTTCGAGCACTGTTGCGGCAGGGGCGGGCGGAACAGTTTTAATTCGAAAAGAGGCCTTGGATCGGATTGGTGGTATTGCAGCGCTGAAAGATGCATTGATTGATGATGTAACCTTGGCATCTTTGGTTAAAAGAAATTGTGGAAAAATTTATCTGGGACATAGTTCTCAAGCTGTTTCATTAAGGCCTTATGAATCTGTTGAATCCATTTGGAACATGATTACACGTTCTGCTTATGTTCAGTTGAATTATTCATTGGTTTGGTTAATGGTAACCATTATCTTGATGACGCTGATTTGGTTCACGCCTTTTTTACAGGTTGTTTTTTCCCAGGGACGTGTGCAGCAACTGGCATTTATTACCTATATGATGTCAATTTTGTCATTTGTTCCGACCTTATCTCGTTTTCAAATTTCCTATTTATGGATTTTGGTTTTACCATTTATTGCTTTGTTCTATTTGTTTGCGACAATTGGTTCAGCAATTAATTATTACCGGGGGAAGGGAATGGTCTGGAAAGGCAGGGCTTATACAGACAATTCCGGTACAGCTCATGAACAGGAAACCGGTATGGGTTTAGGAGATCTGGTTTCAGTACGGAATGGGCACAAAAATGCAAAACAGAAGGATTAA
- the shc gene encoding squalene--hopene cyclase codes for MLDHTGDLGKGIDNDDLDAAISRAQHVLTEHQNEDGHWVFELEADATIPAEYVLLEHFLNRIDRDLENKIGVYLRRIQGDHGGWPLYYQGKFDLSASVKAYFALKAIGDDIDAPHMKRAREAILAHGGAERTNVFTRIQMALFGEVPWHATPAMPIELMLMPKKALFSIWNMSYWSRTVVVPLLILAALKPKAINPRNIHIQELFVTPPDQVSDWIKGPFRSYWGHVFKGLDKVVRPAEKYIPSVLRKKSIQKALEFVDERLNGEDGLGAIYPAMANSVMAYHALGIADDDPRAAIAWRSVKKLLIETDTEAYCQPCVSPIWDTALTGHAVIETISHNRAVDREVTSQKLAKSLKWLKDRQILDVKGDWIINSPETAPGGWAFQYRNDYYPDVDDTAVVGMLLHRDGNPDHAESIERARQWIIGMQSSNGGWGAFDIDNNKMILNHIPFADHGALLDPPTADVTARCVSFLAQLNYPEDKAVIDKAIQYLRSEQEDAGCWFGRWGTNYIYGTWSVLCALNAAGISHEDPMVKRAVKWLLYVQRPEGGWGEDEASYEDAPKGVYNQGMPSQTAWALLGLMAAGQVKHPAVQKGMAWLMSAQKENGHWEENPYNAVGFPKVFYLRYHGYKQFFPLLALSRFRNLQASNSGKVEVGF; via the coding sequence ATGCTAGATCATACTGGTGATTTGGGAAAGGGAATAGATAATGACGATTTGGACGCAGCAATTTCTCGAGCACAGCATGTATTAACTGAACATCAGAATGAAGATGGACATTGGGTATTTGAACTGGAGGCGGATGCAACTATTCCTGCTGAATATGTATTGTTGGAACATTTTCTGAATCGTATAGACCGGGATTTGGAAAATAAAATTGGCGTTTACTTGCGCCGTATCCAAGGGGATCATGGTGGATGGCCTCTTTATTATCAAGGAAAATTTGATCTTTCGGCTTCCGTAAAGGCTTATTTTGCTTTAAAGGCTATTGGGGATGATATTGATGCACCCCATATGAAACGTGCCAGAGAGGCCATTCTTGCGCATGGCGGTGCGGAAAGAACCAATGTTTTCACACGTATTCAAATGGCGTTGTTTGGTGAGGTTCCATGGCATGCCACTCCTGCAATGCCGATTGAATTGATGCTGATGCCCAAGAAAGCATTGTTTTCCATTTGGAATATGTCATATTGGTCCAGAACAGTTGTTGTTCCTTTATTGATTCTGGCCGCTTTGAAACCCAAGGCGATTAACCCTCGTAATATTCATATTCAGGAATTATTTGTAACTCCGCCTGATCAGGTCAGCGATTGGATTAAGGGTCCGTTCCGGTCTTATTGGGGACATGTCTTTAAAGGACTGGATAAAGTTGTAAGACCTGCTGAAAAATATATTCCATCTGTTTTACGAAAAAAATCCATTCAGAAAGCATTGGAATTCGTTGATGAACGATTGAATGGAGAAGACGGGCTGGGAGCAATTTACCCAGCCATGGCAAATTCTGTGATGGCATATCATGCGTTGGGAATTGCCGATGATGATCCACGCGCTGCGATTGCCTGGCGTTCTGTGAAAAAATTATTGATTGAGACGGATACAGAAGCTTATTGTCAACCTTGTGTTTCACCTATTTGGGATACTGCCTTGACTGGACATGCCGTAATTGAAACCATAAGTCATAATCGAGCAGTGGATCGAGAGGTAACTTCACAAAAATTGGCGAAAAGTTTGAAATGGCTGAAAGATCGCCAGATTTTGGATGTAAAGGGAGATTGGATTATTAATTCTCCCGAAACAGCTCCTGGAGGATGGGCATTTCAATATAGAAATGATTATTATCCAGATGTTGATGATACGGCTGTTGTCGGTATGTTGCTACATCGTGATGGTAATCCGGATCATGCAGAATCAATTGAACGTGCCCGTCAGTGGATAATTGGCATGCAGAGCTCGAATGGTGGTTGGGGGGCCTTTGATATCGACAATAATAAAATGATCCTGAATCATATCCCTTTTGCTGATCATGGCGCTTTGCTGGATCCTCCTACGGCTGATGTAACGGCGCGTTGTGTTTCTTTCCTGGCACAGCTTAATTATCCCGAAGATAAAGCGGTAATCGATAAGGCAATTCAATATTTACGTTCTGAACAGGAAGATGCAGGTTGCTGGTTCGGGCGTTGGGGAACGAATTATATTTATGGAACATGGTCGGTTTTATGCGCCTTAAATGCAGCTGGAATTTCTCATGAAGATCCAATGGTAAAACGTGCGGTTAAATGGTTACTTTATGTACAGAGACCAGAGGGAGGATGGGGTGAAGATGAAGCCTCCTATGAGGATGCGCCAAAAGGCGTTTATAATCAAGGCATGCCTTCTCAGACTGCCTGGGCATTACTCGGATTAATGGCAGCGGGACAAGTCAAACACCCAGCGGTGCAAAAAGGGATGGCCTGGCTGATGAGCGCCCAGAAAGAAAATGGTCACTGGGAAGAAAATCCTTATAATGCCGTGGGATTTCCAAAAGTGTTTTATCTTCGTTATCATGGATATAAACAGTTTTTTCCTTTATTGGCCTTATCACGTTTTCGCAATCTTCAAGCGAGTAACAGTGGAAAAGTCGAGGTTGGGTTTTAA
- a CDS encoding prephenate dehydrogenase/arogenate dehydrogenase family protein, which yields MTNKITSIPIFKNITVIGPGLIGSSILRRIQKDPTISEYTVAVDNHPEVCYRVKKLKIANKVSSDPVESVKNADCVILAIPVGAMQEVAKQIIPHMKKGAILTDTGSTKASVIAAITPYLTSDISFVPAHPMAGTEFSGPDAGFESLFENRWCLITPTTSTGKESVYKIERFWQAMGANTRILDIRHHDKICAIVSHLPHLLAFTICNTADSLADETRSEVLDYAASGFRDFTRIAASDPIMWKDIFLNNREAILEMLARFTEDAQAMAKAIRWQDEDYIVKTIKKGREIRKSLINNKQA from the coding sequence ATGACCAATAAAATTACATCAATTCCAATTTTTAAAAATATCACCGTCATTGGCCCGGGATTAATCGGTTCTTCAATTCTTCGACGCATTCAAAAAGATCCCACTATTTCAGAATATACGGTTGCTGTTGATAATCACCCTGAAGTTTGTTATCGCGTTAAGAAATTAAAAATCGCCAACAAAGTCAGTTCAGACCCTGTTGAGTCAGTTAAAAATGCAGATTGCGTCATCCTCGCAATACCTGTTGGTGCCATGCAAGAAGTTGCCAAACAAATTATTCCACATATGAAAAAAGGAGCCATTCTTACCGATACAGGATCCACCAAGGCTTCTGTCATCGCCGCCATTACTCCCTATCTAACTTCTGATATTTCCTTTGTTCCAGCGCATCCCATGGCCGGAACAGAATTTTCCGGTCCTGATGCTGGTTTTGAATCTCTGTTTGAAAATCGTTGGTGCCTGATAACGCCCACCACCTCAACCGGAAAAGAAAGCGTTTATAAGATCGAGCGATTCTGGCAGGCCATGGGGGCGAATACGCGCATTCTTGATATAAGACATCATGATAAAATCTGCGCAATTGTAAGTCATTTGCCACATCTACTTGCCTTTACTATCTGCAATACAGCAGATAGTCTGGCCGATGAAACACGTTCCGAGGTATTGGATTATGCGGCATCCGGATTTAGGGATTTTACACGGATTGCAGCATCTGATCCAATTATGTGGAAGGATATTTTTCTCAATAACCGTGAAGCCATTCTGGAAATGCTGGCTCGCTTTACCGAAGATGCCCAGGCAATGGCAAAAGCGATTCGCTGGCAAGATGAGGACTATATTGTAAAAACAATTAAAAAAGGACGGGAAATTCGTAAATCCCTTATCAATAATAAGCAAGCATAA
- a CDS encoding squalene/phytoene synthase family protein, which translates to MRSVNNHCDLYDFSIWGNEDVSSGKGAKDENFPVGSLLISRKLRPHVQAYYNFARVIDDIADSEMLSSEEKVKRLNGMQAVLCDDVPAPDRADVQAARYLRNSLLETGVSFDTATDLLIAFRQDAVKNRYETFAELLEYCRYSANPVGHYLLDLHKENADIRPAADALCTSLQILNHLQDCRADLIRLDRCYIPLDMLRAENVDVQAVKDEGTISGLRNVFDYILDYIDDLNREAEQLIRLTSNRRLRMESSVILTLACSLTEHLRKEDPLATRVKLNYKDAIKAVLYACPHILR; encoded by the coding sequence ATGCGTTCAGTGAATAATCATTGTGATCTGTATGATTTTTCAATTTGGGGGAATGAAGATGTTTCTTCTGGCAAGGGGGCAAAAGATGAGAATTTTCCAGTAGGATCTTTATTGATTAGCCGTAAATTGAGACCTCATGTACAGGCATATTATAATTTCGCAAGGGTTATTGATGATATCGCTGATTCCGAAATGTTAAGTTCGGAAGAAAAAGTTAAACGATTGAATGGAATGCAGGCTGTTTTATGTGATGATGTGCCGGCACCCGATCGGGCTGATGTCCAGGCTGCAAGATATTTACGTAACAGTTTGTTGGAAACGGGTGTATCTTTTGACACTGCAACGGATTTATTGATTGCATTTCGTCAGGATGCAGTAAAAAATAGGTATGAAACTTTTGCCGAGCTTCTCGAATATTGTCGATATTCTGCCAATCCTGTTGGTCATTATCTACTTGATCTTCATAAGGAAAATGCTGATATAAGACCAGCTGCAGATGCGTTATGCACCTCTTTACAAATTCTTAATCATTTGCAGGATTGTAGGGCTGACCTCATTCGTCTTGATCGATGTTATATCCCGTTGGATATGCTGCGTGCAGAAAATGTTGACGTGCAGGCGGTTAAAGACGAGGGAACAATAAGCGGATTAAGGAATGTATTTGATTATATTCTTGACTATATTGATGATTTAAACAGGGAAGCTGAACAATTAATACGATTGACGTCCAATCGACGGTTAAGAATGGAGAGTTCTGTAATTCTTACGCTTGCATGTTCCTTGACTGAGCATTTGAGAAAAGAGGATCCATTGGCAACAAGAGTGAAACTGAATTATAAGGATGCGATCAAGGCTGTTCTATATGCTTGTCCACATATTTTAAGATAA
- the hpnD gene encoding presqualene diphosphate synthase HpnD, whose amino-acid sequence MQKPLAETAQIMGCSELDLIFVEAIVRHAKTSFAAGMKMLSPERRYSMFALYSFCRIVDDIADDMGEPEVKQKQLQKWRDKIELLYNGKADGSVENVLLGSIQQFGLRKEDFLAIIDGMEMDVLNPVIAPDEANLDLYCDRVASAVGRLAIRIFGDSSEAAEKVAYHLGRALQITNILRDLEEDIERGRLYLPKELLERFHISLIPERCMQNPSIQEVCNIMSYRALDHFHSAANYMKQCKVDAIRPAKIMAATYRFLLGKQKKLGWKKPFKRASLSTGEKVIVGMVGLMV is encoded by the coding sequence ATGCAAAAGCCGCTAGCTGAAACTGCACAGATAATGGGATGTAGCGAGCTTGATTTGATCTTTGTCGAGGCAATCGTTCGTCATGCCAAGACATCTTTTGCCGCAGGCATGAAAATGTTATCCCCTGAACGTCGTTACAGTATGTTCGCCTTGTACAGTTTTTGTCGTATTGTTGATGATATTGCGGACGATATGGGTGAACCTGAGGTTAAACAGAAACAATTGCAGAAATGGCGCGATAAAATTGAGCTTCTGTATAATGGAAAGGCTGATGGTTCCGTTGAGAATGTATTGCTGGGCTCAATTCAACAGTTTGGATTGAGGAAGGAAGATTTTCTTGCCATTATTGATGGTATGGAAATGGATGTATTAAATCCTGTTATTGCTCCTGATGAAGCCAATCTCGATTTATATTGTGATCGGGTCGCTTCGGCAGTGGGTCGTTTGGCAATCCGGATTTTTGGGGATTCATCAGAAGCGGCTGAAAAAGTCGCTTATCATTTGGGTCGGGCACTACAGATAACAAATATTTTGCGCGATCTAGAGGAAGATATCGAACGAGGGCGCTTGTATTTACCGAAAGAATTGTTGGAACGTTTTCATATTTCCCTGATTCCTGAACGATGTATGCAGAATCCCTCAATTCAAGAAGTTTGCAATATTATGTCATATCGTGCCCTGGATCATTTTCATTCTGCTGCGAACTATATGAAACAATGTAAAGTTGATGCCATTCGGCCTGCAAAAATTATGGCAGCTACTTATCGCTTTTTATTGGGTAAACAAAAAAAATTGGGGTGGAAAAAACCTTTTAAAAGAGCATCCTTATCGACAGGGGAAAAAGTTATTGTTGGTATGGTTGGATTGATGGTATAG
- the hpnE gene encoding hydroxysqualene dehydroxylase HpnE, giving the protein MAKKHIHIIGGGLAGLSAAVFLSSRTDAQIALYEGSPTFGGRARSFYDSKLDRLIDNGNHLILSGNDAVFDYLNKIDSMNSLTSSGIPLFPFFDLDENKHWDVSLSNGRFPWWLFSKNRRVPGFKLPELMALWHLIKANHSQTVADCLVNGEFSRRLLKPFAISVLNTSCEVGSAILLGSVVRQSLLKGGKACVPYFPKKGLSETFVKPALSLIKLQGGKIHATSRLSELHRQDGYVDYFIVNNEKIELNSEDQVILAVNPYTARQVLSPILPDIPLPDEFESILNLHYKVDFALQMKGSVEKARFIGVIGGISEWIFVKDGVISVTVSAANRFTGSDPENLSKLIWQEIRKTLEPFLFSPLPEYVPSYRLLWEKRASFAATIEQNKRRPSCYTICPNLFLAGDWTATGLPSTIEGAIRSGYKAAQAIL; this is encoded by the coding sequence ATGGCAAAGAAACATATTCATATTATTGGTGGGGGGTTGGCTGGCTTGTCTGCCGCTGTCTTTTTATCTTCAAGGACAGATGCGCAAATCGCGCTTTATGAAGGAAGTCCAACATTTGGTGGGCGAGCCCGTTCTTTTTATGATTCAAAATTGGATCGTTTGATCGATAACGGTAATCATTTAATTCTTTCTGGAAATGATGCCGTTTTTGATTATTTGAACAAAATAGATTCCATGAATAGTCTGACCAGTTCAGGAATTCCCCTATTTCCCTTTTTTGATCTTGATGAAAACAAACATTGGGATGTTAGTTTATCAAATGGAAGATTTCCTTGGTGGCTATTTAGTAAAAACCGTCGGGTTCCAGGTTTTAAACTTCCTGAATTGATGGCTTTGTGGCATTTAATTAAGGCCAATCATAGTCAAACTGTTGCCGATTGTTTGGTAAATGGTGAATTTTCCCGCCGTCTTCTGAAACCGTTTGCCATTTCTGTTTTGAATACTTCTTGTGAGGTTGGTAGCGCAATTTTACTAGGTTCTGTTGTGCGTCAGTCTTTGTTAAAGGGAGGAAAGGCCTGTGTTCCTTATTTTCCAAAGAAGGGATTGTCAGAAACCTTTGTAAAACCGGCTTTATCTCTGATAAAATTGCAAGGTGGCAAAATTCATGCGACATCTCGCCTTTCTGAATTGCATCGGCAAGACGGATATGTTGATTATTTTATCGTGAATAATGAAAAAATAGAACTTAATTCAGAGGACCAGGTTATTCTTGCGGTTAATCCTTATACGGCAAGACAGGTTTTATCTCCAATTTTACCTGACATTCCCTTGCCAGATGAATTTGAAAGTATATTGAATCTTCATTATAAAGTTGATTTTGCCTTGCAAATGAAGGGGAGTGTCGAAAAGGCAAGGTTCATCGGTGTTATTGGTGGAATTAGTGAATGGATTTTTGTTAAAGACGGGGTGATTTCGGTAACTGTAAGTGCCGCCAATCGTTTTACGGGGTCTGATCCTGAAAATTTATCAAAATTAATTTGGCAGGAAATCAGGAAAACCCTTGAACCTTTCCTTTTTTCCCCTTTGCCTGAATACGTACCGTCCTATCGTCTGTTGTGGGAAAAAAGGGCCAGTTTTGCTGCAACGATAGAACAAAATAAACGTCGTCCTTCCTGTTATACGATATGTCCAAACCTGTTTTTGGCAGGAGACTGGACCGCTACAGGTCTTCCTTCAACAATTGAGGGGGCTATCCGTTCGGGATATAAGGCGGCTCAGGCTATTTTATAG
- a CDS encoding lysylphosphatidylglycerol synthase domain-containing protein → MKKISIILFFLGLTLLIGGAVWVGMDSIVQSFSSVGIKGLLILSSWQVIVILLLSYAWHVICPDIGMLRLIWARFLRESAATCLPFSQVGGILLSIRAVCFKGYRYIKNPKDLSIAHAVSSNIVDITTETLGQIVFIIVGICFLIIGQYHETLQNITVPGTKLNLKWFIIIGIFFLLIGSISLIWSQRQGSALIKKLVNFLSKNIAQQWEDQVNANADSFQNSINQIWSNPKNVLLSCIIHLIGWLAGAVGTWLCYKFLGASINIQEAVIIEAFVCVALSIGFLVPASVGIQEGAYVLLGSIFGIDPHLSFSLSLLRRARDILIGVPTLLLWQITEIHYLNKYSKNKKNC, encoded by the coding sequence TTGAAAAAAATCTCAATTATTTTGTTCTTTCTCGGACTTACCCTTCTCATTGGCGGAGCTGTCTGGGTTGGTATGGACAGTATTGTTCAATCTTTTTCCTCGGTAGGAATAAAAGGATTACTCATTCTTTCTTCATGGCAGGTTATTGTCATTCTTTTACTAAGTTATGCCTGGCATGTCATCTGTCCTGATATAGGCATGCTGCGCTTGATATGGGCCCGTTTCTTACGGGAATCTGCGGCAACCTGTCTACCTTTTTCACAAGTCGGCGGAATTCTTTTAAGTATCCGCGCCGTATGTTTTAAAGGTTACCGTTATATTAAAAACCCTAAAGATCTTTCAATTGCCCATGCCGTCAGCTCGAATATCGTTGATATTACCACCGAGACACTTGGACAAATTGTTTTTATCATTGTTGGCATATGCTTCCTGATAATTGGACAATATCATGAGACCTTACAAAATATTACCGTTCCCGGCACCAAACTCAATCTTAAATGGTTTATCATCATTGGAATTTTTTTTCTGTTGATAGGCAGCATTTCCCTTATTTGGTCTCAACGACAAGGAAGCGCCTTAATTAAAAAACTTGTCAATTTTCTCAGCAAAAATATTGCCCAACAATGGGAAGATCAAGTTAATGCCAATGCAGATTCCTTTCAAAATTCAATCAATCAAATCTGGTCGAATCCAAAAAATGTTCTGTTAAGCTGTATTATCCATTTAATAGGCTGGTTGGCTGGTGCAGTTGGAACATGGCTTTGTTATAAATTCCTGGGAGCTTCAATCAACATTCAGGAGGCCGTTATTATCGAGGCTTTTGTATGTGTTGCCCTTTCCATCGGGTTTCTTGTTCCCGCTAGTGTTGGTATACAAGAAGGCGCATACGTTCTTTTAGGCAGTATATTTGGCATTGATCCCCATTTATCCTTCAGCCTCTCTCTCTTGCGCAGGGCCAGAGATATTTTAATTGGGGTGCCAACCCTTCTATTATGGCAAATTACTGAAATTCATTATTTGAATAAATATTCAAAAAATAAAAAAAATTGTTGA